A region of Buchnera aphidicola (Nurudea yanoniella) DNA encodes the following proteins:
- the nuoC gene encoding NADH-quinone oxidoreductase subunit C/D, whose translation MKNDSLNHDNNLGKFIPNNHINSIIVEELFEFFGKNKFVLQANLMDIPILWIDRNILLEVGKFLLNMRNPYTTLFDLHGIDERLRSHRSGLPLADFSVFYHFISYSRNSDVIFKIALFNNALNVPTLTALYPNSNWYECETWEMFGIVFDQHPHLTHIIMPKTWKGYPLRKDYPSRATEYDPFVLNENKEDIEMDSLRFNPEEWGMKKQSKDNNYMFLNLGPNHPSAHGVFRIILQLDGEKIVDCVPDIGYHHRGAEKIGERQTWHGYIPYTDRIEYLGGCINEMPYILAVEKLAGITVPKKVEVIRIMLSELFRINSHLLYVSTFIQDVGAMTPVFLAFTDRQKIYDIIEAITGFRMHPAWFRIGGVANDLPRGWNKLLKDFLQWIPKRLKKYINVALKNSILISRSKGIAEYNKYEALTWGVTGSGLRATGLDFDVRKKRPYSGYHNFEFEVPLGNGISDCYSRVMLKVEEIWQSIFILQQCLNNMPDGPFKADHPLTTPPPKERTLQHIETMITHFLQVSWGPVIPPNESFQMVEASKGINSYYLISDGNTTSYRTRIRTPSFPHLQQIPSVIRGSLISDLIVYLGSIDFVMSDVDR comes from the coding sequence ATGAAAAATGATAGTTTAAACCATGATAATAATTTAGGAAAATTTATTCCTAATAATCATATTAACAGCATCATTGTAGAAGAACTTTTTGAATTTTTTGGGAAAAACAAGTTTGTTCTTCAGGCAAATTTAATGGATATTCCTATATTGTGGATAGATAGAAATATTTTATTGGAAGTAGGTAAATTTTTGTTAAACATGCGTAATCCTTATACCACATTGTTTGATCTTCATGGAATTGATGAAAGATTGCGTTCTCATCGATCAGGATTACCGTTAGCTGATTTTTCGGTTTTTTATCATTTTATTTCGTATTCTAGAAATAGTGATGTAATATTTAAAATAGCATTGTTTAACAATGCATTGAATGTTCCTACATTAACAGCATTATATCCAAATTCTAATTGGTATGAATGTGAAACATGGGAAATGTTTGGAATTGTTTTTGATCAACATCCTCATTTAACTCATATTATTATGCCAAAGACTTGGAAAGGATATCCGTTGCGAAAAGATTATCCTTCAAGAGCTACTGAGTATGATCCGTTTGTGTTAAATGAGAATAAAGAAGATATTGAAATGGATTCATTAAGATTTAATCCAGAAGAGTGGGGAATGAAAAAACAAAGTAAAGATAATAACTATATGTTTTTAAATTTAGGACCAAACCATCCTTCTGCGCATGGAGTTTTTCGTATAATTTTACAATTAGATGGAGAAAAAATTGTTGATTGTGTTCCGGACATTGGATACCACCATCGTGGAGCTGAGAAAATAGGAGAACGTCAAACTTGGCATGGTTATATCCCATATACAGATCGCATTGAATATTTAGGTGGATGTATTAATGAAATGCCTTACATATTAGCAGTTGAAAAATTAGCTGGTATTACAGTCCCAAAAAAAGTAGAAGTTATTCGAATAATGTTGTCAGAATTGTTTAGAATTAATAGTCATTTGCTATATGTTTCTACTTTTATTCAAGATGTTGGTGCTATGACACCAGTTTTTTTAGCATTTACTGATCGTCAAAAGATTTATGATATTATTGAAGCAATTACAGGATTTCGTATGCATCCTGCGTGGTTTAGAATTGGAGGGGTAGCAAATGATTTGCCACGAGGATGGAATAAATTACTGAAAGATTTTCTTCAATGGATACCAAAAAGATTGAAAAAGTATATTAATGTTGCACTTAAAAATAGTATTTTAATAAGTAGATCAAAAGGTATAGCTGAGTATAACAAATATGAAGCTCTTACATGGGGTGTTACAGGATCAGGTTTACGTGCTACTGGATTAGATTTTGATGTTAGAAAGAAGAGACCTTATTCTGGATATCATAATTTTGAGTTTGAAGTTCCACTAGGAAATGGAATTAGTGATTGTTATTCTAGAGTAATGTTAAAAGTAGAGGAAATTTGGCAAAGTATTTTTATTTTACAACAATGTTTAAATAATATGCCAGATGGTCCGTTTAAAGCTGATCACCCTTTAACTACTCCGCCTCCTAAAGAACGTACTTTGCAACATATTGAAACAATGATTACTCATTTCTTGCAAGTTTCTTGGGGGCCTGTAATTCCTCCTAATGAGAGTTTTCAAATGGTTGAAGCATCTAAAGGAATAAATAGCTACTATTTAATTAGTGATGGAAACACTACAAGTTATAGAACTAGAATAAGAACCCCTAGTTTTCCTCATTTACAACAAATACCATCAGTCATTCGTGGAAGTTTAATATCAGATTTAATAGTTTATTTAGGGAGTATTGATTTCGTTATGTCTGATGTCGATCGTTAA
- the nuoE gene encoding NADH-quinone oxidoreductase subunit NuoE → MSKKILYDNFVLNDEDKIEILKKKDNYENSRSSSIEALKIVQKKYGWISDFAIYEISKILGITESDLEEVATFYSQIFRKPVGRNIIRYCDSIVCFMHDCESIRFFLEKKLDISIGETTKDFNFTLLPVSCLGNCDKAPTIMINDDVYSCVTSSLIMRLLESYK, encoded by the coding sequence ATGTCAAAAAAAATATTGTATGATAATTTTGTATTAAATGATGAAGATAAGATAGAAATATTAAAAAAGAAAGATAATTATGAGAATTCGCGCTCTAGTTCTATAGAAGCATTGAAAATAGTTCAAAAGAAATATGGCTGGATTTCTGACTTTGCTATTTATGAAATTTCGAAAATACTTGGAATAACTGAGAGCGATTTAGAAGAAGTAGCTACATTTTATAGTCAAATTTTTCGTAAACCAGTAGGAAGAAATATAATACGTTATTGTGATAGTATTGTATGTTTTATGCATGATTGTGAAAGCATAAGATTTTTTTTAGAAAAAAAATTGGATATTTCTATTGGAGAAACAACAAAAGATTTTAATTTTACTTTATTGCCTGTGAGTTGTTTAGGAAATTGCGATAAAGCTCCTACTATAATGATTAATGATGATGTATATTCTTGTGTAACTTCAAGTTTAATCATGAGATTATTGGAATCATATAAGTGA
- the nuoF gene encoding NADH-quinone oxidoreductase subunit NuoF → MKKILCTRETHPLTWWLNENKDVVWIEEYKKKGGYLAFEKAVKTIKPQEIINTIIGSGLKGRGGAGFSTGIKWSLMSQSRNSSVRYLLCNADEMEPGTYKDKFLMEKIPHQLIEGILISALALKVNVSYIFLRGEYVHAEHILNKAICEAKNSNYIGKNVLTSNLSFEIFVHSGAGRYICGEETALINSLEGRRANPRCKPPFPAVIGVWGKPTCINNVETLSNVPSIILNGIEWYKNLSKSSDAGTKIMGFSGKVKNPGLWELPFGTSAREVLEDYAGGMKNGFKLKAWLPGGASTDFLTCEHIDVPMDFLNIQKAGSRLGTAVAMAVDHTMNIVSVVRNIEEFFSRESCGWCTPCRDGLPWIVFILKSLEKNQGHKDDIKILENLCLQLGPGKTFCAHAPGAISPLRSAIKYFRAEFENCIQPSSIISIKLIEGIQSNNIIND, encoded by the coding sequence GTGAAAAAAATACTCTGTACTCGTGAAACTCATCCATTAACGTGGTGGTTAAATGAAAACAAAGATGTAGTATGGATAGAAGAATATAAAAAAAAAGGTGGTTATTTAGCTTTTGAAAAAGCAGTTAAGACTATAAAACCGCAAGAGATTATAAATACTATAATAGGTTCAGGTTTAAAAGGACGCGGAGGAGCAGGATTTTCTACAGGAATAAAATGGAGTTTAATGTCTCAAAGTAGAAATAGTAGTGTGCGATATTTATTGTGTAATGCTGATGAAATGGAGCCAGGTACGTATAAAGATAAATTTTTAATGGAGAAAATTCCCCATCAGTTAATAGAAGGAATTTTGATTAGTGCATTAGCTTTAAAAGTTAATGTAAGTTATATTTTTTTAAGAGGAGAATATGTTCATGCTGAACATATTCTCAATAAAGCTATTTGTGAAGCTAAAAATTCAAATTATATTGGAAAAAATGTTCTTACATCAAATTTAAGTTTTGAAATTTTTGTACATAGTGGTGCTGGACGTTATATTTGTGGAGAAGAAACCGCCTTAATTAATTCTTTAGAAGGTAGACGAGCTAATCCAAGATGTAAACCTCCTTTTCCTGCTGTTATAGGAGTATGGGGAAAACCTACTTGTATTAATAATGTGGAAACATTGTCTAATGTACCGTCTATTATTTTAAATGGTATAGAATGGTATAAAAATTTATCAAAAAGTTCTGATGCAGGTACTAAGATAATGGGATTTTCGGGGAAAGTTAAAAATCCTGGATTATGGGAATTGCCTTTTGGAACATCAGCACGTGAGGTATTAGAAGACTATGCTGGTGGTATGAAAAATGGATTTAAACTTAAAGCATGGCTACCAGGTGGAGCAAGTACAGATTTTTTAACATGTGAACATATTGATGTTCCTATGGATTTTCTTAATATTCAAAAAGCAGGAAGTAGATTAGGTACTGCTGTCGCCATGGCAGTTGATCATACTATGAATATAGTATCTGTAGTTAGAAACATTGAAGAATTTTTTTCTCGCGAATCATGTGGATGGTGTACTCCATGTCGTGATGGTTTACCATGGATTGTGTTTATTTTAAAATCTTTAGAAAAAAATCAAGGACATAAGGATGATATTAAGATTTTAGAAAATCTATGTTTGCAATTAGGGCCTGGAAAAACATTTTGTGCACATGCTCCTGGGGCTATTTCTCCATTGAGAAGTGCTATTAAATATTTTCGTGCAGAGTTTGAAAATTGTATTCAACCGTCGTCGATTATTAGTATAAAATTAATAGAAGGTATTCAGTCAAATAATATTATTAATGACTAA